One Microbacterium sp. zg-B96 genomic region harbors:
- a CDS encoding NUDIX hydrolase, whose protein sequence is MTWQTRTSREVYGNRWIRVREDTVSGPAGDGIYGVVEMRHPAVFVVAIDEADRVCLVEVDRYTVGVSLEVPAGGSDGEDPLVAAQRELAEEAGVTASGWQAIGAMNALNGVAVAAEHVFLARGIAAVADAAHTQAEEGIRAVRWVPFGEVVAMIADGTISDGETVAALAYAGIRLGRFA, encoded by the coding sequence ATGACCTGGCAGACGCGCACGAGCCGCGAGGTGTACGGCAACCGGTGGATCCGCGTCCGGGAGGACACCGTCAGCGGCCCCGCCGGGGACGGCATCTACGGCGTCGTCGAGATGCGGCATCCGGCCGTCTTCGTCGTCGCGATCGACGAAGCGGACCGCGTGTGCCTGGTCGAAGTCGACCGGTACACCGTCGGCGTCTCGCTCGAGGTGCCCGCCGGTGGCTCCGACGGCGAGGACCCGCTGGTCGCGGCGCAGCGCGAGCTGGCCGAGGAAGCCGGCGTCACGGCATCCGGTTGGCAGGCGATCGGCGCGATGAACGCGCTCAACGGCGTCGCGGTGGCCGCAGAGCACGTCTTCCTCGCCCGCGGCATCGCGGCGGTGGCGGATGCCGCGCACACGCAGGCCGAGGAGGGCATCCGCGCGGTGCGGTGGGTGCCGTTCGGCGAGGTGGTCGCCATGATCGCGGACGGGACGATCTCGGACGGGGAGACGGTGGCCGCGCTCGCCTACGCCGGCATCCGGCTGGGGCGGTTCGCCTGA
- a CDS encoding OsmC family peroxiredoxin, translating to MSVTSEASTTWKGSLFEGSGETALESSNQGPFAVNWKARSEGSSSVTTPEELIAAAHSACFSMAFSLALAENGTPPEQIETTASVTFVPGKGITGSHLNVNATVPGLSPEDFARLAEEAKTGCPVSAALAGIEITLEATLA from the coding sequence ATGAGCGTCACGAGCGAAGCCAGCACCACGTGGAAGGGCAGCCTGTTCGAAGGCTCCGGCGAGACCGCACTGGAAAGCTCCAACCAGGGCCCGTTCGCAGTGAACTGGAAGGCCCGCAGCGAAGGATCGTCGTCGGTGACGACACCGGAGGAGCTCATCGCCGCCGCGCATTCGGCGTGCTTCAGCATGGCCTTCTCCCTGGCCCTCGCCGAGAACGGCACCCCGCCGGAGCAGATCGAGACGACCGCGTCGGTCACGTTCGTCCCCGGCAAGGGCATCACCGGCAGCCACCTCAACGTCAACGCCACCGTGCCGGGCCTGTCTCCGGAGGACTTCGCCCGGCTGGCCGAAGAAGCCAAGACCGGCTGCCCCGTCTCGGCGGCCCTCGCCGGCATCGAGATCACCCTCGAGGCGACCCTCGCCTGA
- a CDS encoding ABC transporter ATP-binding protein, producing the protein MTQALLELHDVTRSFPGPPEVQALKGVNLRVDRGDYVSIVGSSGSGKSTMLNILGLLDRPSVGEYRIDGVVTGTLTENERAAVRARRIGFVFQSFHLMPRRTVLDNVLMPMLYSGVPRGEREHRARRTLERVGLSHRTEFLPTTLSGGERQRVAVARAVVSTPSVLLADEPTGNLDAATSEEVMALFDDLRADGLTLVVITHDAAVAALADRRVRIADGRLTEEA; encoded by the coding sequence GTGACCCAGGCGCTGCTCGAACTGCACGATGTCACGCGGTCGTTCCCCGGGCCTCCGGAGGTGCAGGCGCTGAAGGGCGTGAACCTGCGGGTGGACCGCGGCGACTACGTGTCGATCGTCGGTTCCAGCGGCTCGGGCAAGTCGACGATGCTCAACATCCTGGGGTTGCTGGACCGCCCGAGCGTCGGGGAGTACCGCATCGATGGCGTCGTCACCGGCACGCTCACGGAGAACGAGCGCGCCGCCGTGCGCGCTCGCCGCATCGGTTTCGTCTTCCAGTCCTTCCACCTCATGCCCAGGCGCACCGTGCTGGACAACGTGCTCATGCCGATGCTGTACAGCGGGGTACCCCGCGGCGAACGGGAACACCGCGCCCGCCGCACGCTGGAGCGGGTGGGGTTGAGTCACCGCACGGAGTTCCTGCCCACGACCCTTTCGGGCGGGGAGCGGCAGCGCGTCGCCGTCGCGAGGGCCGTGGTGAGCACGCCCAGTGTGCTGTTGGCAGACGAACCCACCGGGAACCTCGATGCCGCGACGTCGGAAGAGGTCATGGCGCTGTTCGACGACCTCCGCGCCGACGGGCTCACGCTCGTGGTGATCACCCACGATGCCGCGGTGGCAGCCCTCGCCGACCGTCGCGTGCGCATCGCGGACGGCCGCCTGACGGAGGAAGCCTGA
- a CDS encoding thymidylate synthase, with amino-acid sequence MTTAIPTPYEDLLRDVLAHGTHKDDRTGTGTTSVFGRQIRFDLAEGFPLITTKRVHFKSIAYELLWFLRGESSVTWLQDHGVTIWDEWADAAGELGPVYGVQWRSWPTPDGGHIDQISQIIEQIRTNPDSRRLIVSAWNVADIPNMALAPCHALFQFYVADGKLSCQLYQRSADMFLGVPFNIASYALLTLMVAQQAGLEPGDFVWTGGDCHIYDNHLDQVRQQLDRAPYPYPTLRFARTPESIFDYRFEDFVVEDYQHHPAIRGAVAV; translated from the coding sequence GTGACCACGGCGATCCCTACCCCTTACGAGGACCTCCTACGCGACGTGCTGGCCCACGGCACGCACAAGGATGACCGCACCGGCACCGGGACGACGAGCGTGTTCGGCCGTCAAATCCGGTTCGATCTGGCCGAGGGGTTCCCCCTCATCACCACCAAGCGCGTGCACTTCAAGTCGATCGCCTATGAGTTGCTGTGGTTCCTGCGCGGCGAATCGAGCGTGACCTGGCTGCAGGATCACGGCGTGACGATCTGGGACGAGTGGGCGGATGCCGCCGGTGAGCTTGGCCCGGTCTACGGCGTGCAGTGGCGGTCGTGGCCGACCCCCGATGGCGGTCACATCGACCAGATCTCGCAGATCATCGAGCAGATCCGCACCAACCCCGACTCGCGGCGCCTGATCGTGTCGGCCTGGAACGTCGCCGACATCCCGAACATGGCCCTCGCGCCCTGCCACGCGCTGTTCCAGTTCTACGTCGCCGACGGCAAGCTGTCCTGCCAGCTGTACCAGCGCAGCGCCGACATGTTCCTGGGGGTGCCGTTCAACATCGCCTCGTACGCGCTGCTCACGCTCATGGTCGCGCAGCAGGCGGGCCTGGAGCCGGGCGACTTCGTCTGGACCGGCGGGGACTGCCACATCTACGACAACCACCTCGACCAGGTGCGGCAGCAGCTGGACCGCGCGCCCTACCCGTATCCGACGCTGCGCTTCGCCCGCACGCCGGAGTCGATCTTCGACTACCGGTTCGAGGACTTCGTCGTCGAGGACTACCAGCATCACCCCGCGATCCGCGGGGCGGTCGCGGTATGA
- the dapB gene encoding 4-hydroxy-tetrahydrodipicolinate reductase has translation MTTRVAIVGGTGKLGSIVRDVVADLDDFELVASLSSSSDLAEMDAADLVVDTSTPAVSIDAVRHAIEQGKQLLIGTSGWSAERIALVRPLVQQAGTGAVFIPNFSLGSVLGSALAAASAPFFPSIEIIEAHRETKVDSPSGTAVRTAELIAAGRAAVGPVESPYVDQRARGQQVASVPIHSLRRPGVVARQETILSGPGESLSIVHDTIDPARAYAPGIRLALQAARDARGVTVGLDSFLDIGLRVPGTESTGKPVDEGGVPGQVARTTGA, from the coding sequence ATGACGACACGCGTGGCCATCGTGGGCGGGACCGGCAAGCTCGGCAGCATCGTCCGCGACGTGGTGGCCGACCTGGACGACTTCGAACTGGTGGCTTCACTGTCGTCGTCGAGCGATCTGGCCGAGATGGATGCCGCCGACCTGGTCGTTGACACCTCGACCCCGGCCGTCTCGATCGACGCCGTGCGCCACGCCATCGAGCAGGGCAAGCAGCTGCTGATCGGCACCTCGGGCTGGTCGGCCGAGCGCATCGCACTGGTGCGCCCGCTCGTGCAGCAAGCCGGCACCGGCGCGGTGTTCATCCCGAACTTCTCGCTCGGCTCCGTGCTCGGCTCGGCGCTGGCGGCGGCATCGGCCCCGTTCTTCCCCTCGATCGAGATCATCGAGGCGCACCGCGAGACCAAGGTCGACTCGCCCAGCGGCACCGCAGTGCGTACCGCCGAGCTCATCGCCGCCGGCCGCGCCGCCGTCGGCCCGGTCGAGTCTCCCTACGTCGACCAGCGGGCGCGCGGTCAGCAGGTCGCGAGCGTGCCGATCCATTCGCTGCGCCGCCCCGGCGTGGTCGCCCGTCAGGAGACGATCCTGTCGGGTCCGGGGGAGTCGCTGTCGATCGTGCACGACACGATCGATCCGGCGCGCGCCTACGCCCCCGGCATCCGGCTGGCGCTGCAGGCTGCCCGTGACGCCCGCGGTGTCACGGTGGGGCTGGACAGCTTCCTCGACATCGGGTTGCGTGTCCCTGGGACCGAGTCGACCGGCAAGCCGGTCGACGAGGGCGGCGTACCGGGCCAGGTCGCTCGCACCACCGGCGCATGA
- a CDS encoding dihydrofolate reductase: MTAPIGLVWAEAEGGVIGADGGMPWYVPEDLAHFKAVTAGAPVVMGRRTWESFPARFRPLPGRRNIVITGNEQWSADGAERAASLDAALQLAQAAEPERIWVIGGGRLFREAIGRADRLEVTELDTRVDGDTFAPDRDGWQVVAAEPDAGWSTSREGIRYRFLRLERAS, from the coding sequence ATGACCGCACCCATCGGCCTCGTCTGGGCCGAGGCCGAGGGCGGGGTGATCGGCGCCGACGGCGGCATGCCCTGGTACGTGCCCGAAGACCTCGCGCACTTCAAGGCCGTCACCGCCGGCGCCCCCGTCGTGATGGGGCGCCGGACGTGGGAGTCGTTTCCGGCGCGGTTCCGGCCGCTGCCCGGGCGCCGCAACATCGTGATCACGGGCAACGAGCAGTGGTCTGCCGATGGTGCGGAGCGGGCAGCGTCGCTTGACGCGGCGCTGCAGCTCGCGCAGGCCGCTGAGCCGGAGCGCATCTGGGTCATCGGCGGCGGCCGACTGTTCCGTGAGGCGATCGGGCGGGCCGACCGGCTCGAGGTCACCGAACTGGACACCCGCGTCGACGGCGACACCTTCGCCCCCGACCGCGACGGGTGGCAGGTCGTGGCCGCGGAACCGGACGCCGGGTGGTCCACCTCGCGTGAGGGCATCCGGTATCGCTTCCTCCGGCTCGAACGCGCGTCGTAG
- a CDS encoding GNAT family N-acetyltransferase: MVSLRPAPVDDPTARELLTEYFGMRAEGFPEQAYRTVFPEVNTFTPPAGVFLLALDDDGRAVGCGGIRLIPDGPHGRRYEVKHLFLRPETRGRGWGRVLLAGLEARAREWGAGELVLDTHHTLQAAGRLYAASGFEAIEPYNDNPNATRWYGKVL; encoded by the coding sequence ATGGTGAGCCTGCGTCCCGCGCCCGTCGACGATCCCACCGCGCGAGAGCTGCTGACCGAGTACTTCGGGATGCGGGCCGAGGGCTTCCCCGAGCAGGCGTATCGCACCGTATTCCCCGAAGTGAATACGTTCACCCCGCCGGCTGGCGTTTTCCTGCTGGCGCTGGACGACGACGGTCGAGCGGTCGGCTGCGGTGGCATCCGTCTCATCCCCGACGGTCCCCACGGCCGGCGCTATGAGGTGAAGCACCTGTTCCTGCGACCCGAGACGCGTGGCCGCGGCTGGGGGCGGGTGCTGCTGGCCGGGCTCGAGGCGAGGGCGCGGGAGTGGGGAGCGGGCGAACTCGTCCTCGACACCCACCACACGCTCCAAGCCGCGGGACGGCTGTACGCGGCATCCGGTTTCGAGGCGATCGAGCCCTACAACGACAACCCCAACGCGACACGCTGGTACGGCAAGGTGCTGTAG
- a CDS encoding SDR family oxidoreductase has product MAKTALITGASSGLGAEFARQLAARGMDLVLVARDRDALDALCRRLRDEHGVHAEALAADLLDPAQLADVVARLRDGEHPVDMLVNNAGFGLPLAFERNDIEDEQRHLDLHVAVPMRLMHAVLPGMLERRRGRIVNVASVAAFTPRSTYGAVKGWLISFSRWANVAYGPRGVTVTAVCPGFTHTNFHERMGMALGREGVPGWMWLNAGDVVAAALRDVARGKSVSVPSLRYKVLVGLTRVLPDRLVVATASRGR; this is encoded by the coding sequence ATGGCCAAGACGGCACTGATCACCGGCGCGAGCTCGGGCCTCGGCGCGGAATTCGCCCGGCAACTCGCCGCGCGCGGCATGGACCTGGTGCTCGTCGCCCGCGATCGCGACGCCCTCGACGCCCTGTGCCGGCGCCTGCGCGACGAGCACGGCGTGCATGCCGAGGCGCTCGCCGCGGACCTGCTGGACCCGGCCCAGCTCGCCGACGTCGTGGCCCGGCTGCGCGACGGCGAGCACCCCGTGGACATGCTGGTCAACAACGCCGGGTTCGGGCTGCCGTTGGCGTTCGAGCGCAATGACATCGAGGACGAGCAGCGGCACCTCGACCTGCACGTGGCGGTGCCGATGCGCCTCATGCACGCCGTACTGCCGGGGATGCTGGAGCGCCGTCGCGGCCGCATCGTCAACGTGGCATCCGTCGCCGCTTTCACCCCGCGATCGACGTACGGCGCCGTCAAGGGCTGGCTCATCAGCTTCAGCCGGTGGGCGAACGTGGCCTACGGCCCCCGGGGCGTGACGGTCACGGCGGTGTGTCCCGGGTTCACGCACACCAACTTCCACGAGCGGATGGGCATGGCCCTCGGCCGCGAGGGCGTGCCTGGCTGGATGTGGCTCAACGCCGGTGACGTCGTCGCGGCGGCGCTGCGCGACGTCGCACGGGGCAAGAGCGTGTCGGTGCCGTCGCTGCGTTACAAGGTGCTCGTGGGCCTCACCCGCGTCCTCCCGGACCGGCTGGTCGTGGCGACCGCATCGCGGGGCCGCTGA
- the dapA gene encoding 4-hydroxy-tetrahydrodipicolinate synthase, protein MTHQANPFGQVLVALVTPMTADGEVDWPAVEKHIDDVITAGADGIVVTGTTGETSTLTDPEKIRLVEVGRDVAAGRAKIITGGGSNETAHAIELYKASEKVGADGIMIVTPYYNKPTQAGILTHFRLVADATDLPVILYDIPGRTGVPIKYETILRLAKHPNILAIKDAKGDFSEVSRVLNQTDLMYFSGDDANALPHLAIGATGLIGVTANIAAAPYRVMIDAVNRGDLAAATAAHQQLEPLVRAVMTHVPGTVSAKYILHGLGRISSPRVRLPLVGPEEWEAAMIEDELALVTDVVGADFSNFRPDRNAAAGGALPKVHGTTR, encoded by the coding sequence ATGACGCATCAGGCCAACCCGTTCGGACAGGTCCTCGTCGCGCTGGTCACTCCGATGACCGCCGACGGCGAAGTCGACTGGCCCGCGGTCGAGAAGCACATCGACGACGTCATCACCGCCGGGGCCGACGGCATCGTCGTCACCGGCACGACGGGGGAGACCAGCACGCTCACCGACCCCGAGAAGATCCGCCTGGTGGAGGTGGGCCGGGACGTCGCGGCCGGACGCGCCAAGATCATCACCGGCGGCGGCTCGAACGAGACCGCCCACGCGATCGAGCTCTACAAGGCCAGCGAGAAGGTCGGTGCCGACGGCATCATGATCGTCACGCCGTACTACAACAAGCCCACGCAGGCGGGCATCCTCACGCACTTCCGGCTGGTGGCCGATGCCACCGACCTGCCGGTCATCCTGTACGACATCCCGGGGCGCACCGGCGTCCCGATCAAGTACGAGACGATCCTCCGTCTCGCCAAGCACCCGAACATCCTCGCGATCAAAGACGCCAAGGGCGACTTCAGCGAGGTCAGCCGGGTGCTGAACCAAACCGATCTGATGTACTTCTCGGGCGACGACGCGAACGCGTTGCCGCACCTCGCCATCGGCGCGACGGGACTCATCGGCGTGACCGCGAACATCGCGGCTGCGCCGTACCGCGTGATGATCGACGCCGTGAACCGGGGCGACCTCGCCGCGGCCACGGCGGCGCACCAGCAGCTGGAACCGCTGGTGCGGGCGGTCATGACCCACGTCCCGGGCACCGTGAGCGCGAAGTACATCCTGCACGGCCTCGGTCGCATCTCCAGCCCCCGCGTCCGCCTGCCCCTGGTGGGGCCGGAGGAGTGGGAAGCGGCGATGATCGAGGATGAGCTTGCCCTGGTGACCGACGTCGTCGGCGCTGATTTCTCCAATTTCCGTCCCGACCGCAATGCGGCAGCAGGCGGCGCACTCCCGAAGGTCCACGGCACCACACGATGA
- a CDS encoding TIGR01777 family oxidoreductase, with amino-acid sequence MTDQPIPRRVVLAGASGLIGRALARSLRADGIGVTTLVRHEPTAPDEVTWLRDDRPLDPAVLAGADAVVGLNGASIGRFPWTASYRHELLWSRITPTQALASAVRALGDDAPAFVSASAVGYYGSAPGTPLTEHSGRGETFLADLCGEWESAAFAAGDRARVAVLRTAPVVHRDGVLKPLILLTRAGLAGPIGRGTQVWPWISLDDQVRAIRHVITGDIEGPVNLVGPQRATANDLGFALAVQLNRPYVLRAPVWALRLVLGRDATEALLTTDAHVVPEVLQRTGFTFDHPTVEAAVAAALAV; translated from the coding sequence ATGACGGACCAACCGATTCCGCGGCGTGTGGTGCTCGCCGGCGCCTCCGGCCTGATCGGCCGCGCCCTCGCCCGATCGCTGCGCGCCGACGGCATCGGTGTCACCACGCTCGTGCGGCACGAGCCGACCGCACCCGATGAGGTGACCTGGCTCCGTGACGACCGGCCGCTGGATCCCGCGGTGCTCGCGGGCGCGGACGCCGTCGTGGGTCTCAACGGCGCGAGCATCGGCCGGTTCCCCTGGACGGCGTCGTACCGGCACGAACTGCTGTGGTCGCGCATCACCCCGACGCAGGCCCTCGCTTCGGCCGTGCGCGCCCTCGGCGACGACGCACCGGCGTTCGTGTCGGCATCGGCGGTCGGGTACTACGGCTCGGCGCCCGGCACACCGCTGACCGAGCATTCCGGCCGCGGCGAAACGTTCCTGGCGGACCTGTGCGGCGAGTGGGAGTCCGCGGCGTTCGCCGCCGGCGACCGCGCGCGCGTCGCCGTCCTGCGCACCGCACCGGTGGTCCACCGCGACGGGGTCCTGAAGCCCCTCATTCTGCTCACCCGGGCGGGGCTGGCCGGCCCCATCGGCCGCGGCACGCAGGTGTGGCCGTGGATCTCCCTGGACGATCAGGTGCGCGCGATCAGGCACGTCATCACCGGCGACATCGAGGGACCGGTCAACCTGGTCGGCCCGCAGCGGGCCACGGCGAACGACCTCGGCTTCGCCCTGGCGGTGCAGCTGAACCGCCCCTACGTGCTGCGCGCGCCGGTCTGGGCGCTGCGGCTGGTGCTGGGCCGCGACGCGACCGAGGCGCTGCTGACGACCGATGCGCACGTCGTGCCCGAGGTGCTGCAGCGCACCGGATTCACCTTCGACCACCCCACCGTCGAGGCGGCGGTCGCGGCGGCGCTGGCGGTTTAG
- a CDS encoding thioredoxin family protein: MNLVDAVYVLTALLAVTLGVGAFARWRQGRPQRQIPNEVVDPQRLGAERLGDTATLLQFSTELCARCPGVHRVLSALAEDRDGVLHLDVDLTHRPDIAKHFQILQTPTTLILDGDGVIQTRFGGVPNRRVVELELARLTGSSARA; encoded by the coding sequence GTGAACCTCGTCGATGCTGTCTATGTGCTCACCGCGCTGCTCGCGGTGACGCTGGGCGTTGGCGCTTTCGCACGGTGGCGACAGGGCCGGCCGCAGCGGCAGATTCCCAACGAAGTCGTCGATCCGCAGCGCCTCGGCGCCGAGCGGCTGGGCGACACCGCGACGCTGCTGCAGTTCAGCACCGAGCTGTGCGCGCGCTGCCCCGGCGTGCACCGGGTGCTGTCCGCCCTCGCCGAAGACCGCGACGGCGTGCTGCACCTGGATGTCGATCTCACGCACCGGCCCGACATCGCCAAGCACTTCCAGATCCTGCAGACCCCGACGACCCTCATCCTCGACGGCGACGGGGTCATCCAGACCCGTTTCGGCGGGGTTCCCAACCGCCGCGTGGTCGAGCTGGAACTGGCTCGGCTGACCGGATCGTCGGCGCGTGCCTGA
- a CDS encoding ABC transporter permease: MVRWFRRRRAAASDPIATHILVTQVPRADRYTAADLLVEATADIGSRPGRLAMTLVGTVLGIGALVATIGFSQTAAHQIARQFDAVKATQVVVAPGEARTSSGGSAATTRLPWDGVDRVVRLVGVEAATLIADVSLGTDTITAVPVNDPSAPATASPDLIASTPGLLDVLGGHLVTGRMFDAGHDERADRVVVLGAGAAERLGINRVDSQPSVFIGGVPYAVLGVFDGVQARGDLLDAVVVPMRTARHERALGAPGQMQIRIVMGTGPQVGEQSAIALSPDAPENLEVSAPSARSDLGDSVSADVNVVFLVLGGIVLLAGALGIANVTMLNVIERVPEIGLRRALGSTGRQIASQFVVESIIIGLLGGLLGAALAVLSVVGFAAVQQWTPVINPWIAVGGAVLGAVVGLVAGWFPARRASRIEPVTALRGGS, from the coding sequence ATGGTCCGCTGGTTCCGGCGGCGCCGCGCCGCGGCATCCGACCCCATCGCAACCCACATTCTCGTGACGCAGGTGCCGCGGGCCGACCGGTACACGGCGGCGGATCTGCTGGTCGAGGCCACCGCCGATATCGGGTCGCGTCCCGGACGGCTCGCCATGACCCTCGTGGGAACCGTGCTCGGCATCGGCGCGCTGGTCGCCACGATCGGCTTCTCGCAGACCGCCGCACACCAGATCGCCCGGCAGTTCGACGCCGTCAAGGCGACGCAGGTCGTCGTCGCCCCCGGTGAGGCGCGTACCTCCTCCGGCGGCAGCGCGGCGACCACACGGCTGCCGTGGGACGGTGTGGACCGCGTCGTGCGGCTGGTCGGAGTGGAGGCGGCCACCCTCATCGCCGACGTGTCGCTGGGCACCGACACCATCACGGCCGTGCCGGTCAACGACCCGTCGGCGCCGGCGACGGCCTCGCCGGATCTCATCGCCTCGACACCCGGTCTGCTCGACGTGTTGGGCGGACATCTCGTCACCGGGCGGATGTTCGACGCCGGCCATGACGAGCGCGCGGACCGCGTCGTCGTGCTCGGCGCCGGTGCCGCCGAACGGCTCGGCATCAACCGGGTCGACAGTCAGCCGTCGGTGTTCATCGGCGGGGTGCCCTACGCCGTGCTCGGCGTGTTCGACGGCGTCCAGGCGCGCGGCGACCTGCTCGACGCGGTCGTCGTCCCCATGCGCACCGCCCGCCACGAGCGCGCGCTGGGCGCACCCGGCCAGATGCAGATCCGCATCGTCATGGGCACCGGCCCGCAGGTCGGGGAGCAGTCGGCGATCGCGCTGTCGCCGGATGCGCCGGAGAACCTCGAGGTCTCCGCGCCTTCGGCCCGCTCCGACCTCGGCGATTCGGTCAGCGCCGACGTCAACGTGGTGTTCCTCGTCCTCGGGGGCATCGTGCTCCTGGCCGGCGCGCTGGGCATCGCGAACGTCACCATGCTCAACGTCATCGAGCGGGTGCCGGAGATCGGGCTGCGCCGCGCGCTGGGGTCGACCGGGCGTCAGATCGCGTCGCAGTTCGTCGTGGAGTCGATCATCATCGGGTTGCTGGGCGGGCTGCTGGGCGCCGCCCTGGCGGTGCTGTCGGTCGTGGGTTTCGCCGCGGTGCAGCAGTGGACGCCGGTGATCAACCCTTGGATCGCGGTGGGCGGCGCGGTGCTCGGCGCCGTGGTGGGGCTGGTCGCCGGTTGGTTCCCGGCGCGACGGGCGTCGCGGATCGAGCCGGTTACCGCGCTGCGCGGCGGGAGCTGA
- a CDS encoding DUF4395 domain-containing protein, whose protein sequence is MPEQPDAAPRGIDPRGPRFGAGITSVLLLGTVLLSLVGISTARGPFGWFAYQPLADEVFLPQGWTVSSASLAQRALDPGFLALLVVALLFLWGVLSPRTAPWGVLYRRFIQARLAPPTDLEDPRPPRFAQGVGLFVSVVGLALHLAGVPWALPIAAAMAFMAAFLNAVFGLCLGCRLYLLLQRIGLVGRARPTAA, encoded by the coding sequence GTGCCTGAACAGCCGGATGCCGCGCCGCGCGGCATCGACCCGCGCGGCCCCCGGTTTGGCGCCGGCATCACCTCCGTGCTGCTGCTGGGGACGGTGCTGCTGAGCCTGGTCGGCATCTCCACGGCGCGCGGCCCCTTCGGCTGGTTCGCCTATCAGCCGCTCGCCGACGAGGTGTTCCTGCCCCAGGGCTGGACCGTCTCCTCCGCCTCGCTCGCGCAGCGCGCCCTCGACCCCGGCTTCCTCGCCCTGCTCGTCGTGGCATTGCTGTTCCTGTGGGGCGTGCTCTCCCCGCGCACCGCACCCTGGGGCGTGCTGTACCGCCGGTTCATCCAGGCTCGACTGGCGCCGCCGACCGACCTGGAAGACCCCCGCCCGCCCCGGTTCGCGCAGGGCGTCGGCCTGTTCGTCAGCGTCGTCGGGCTCGCGCTGCACCTGGCAGGGGTCCCCTGGGCGCTGCCGATCGCGGCGGCGATGGCGTTCATGGCGGCCTTCCTCAACGCCGTGTTCGGGCTGTGCCTCGGGTGCCGGCTATACCTGCTGCTGCAGCGGATCGGCCTGGTCGGTCGCGCCCGCCCCACCGCGGCCTGA